In Chryseobacterium turcicum, a single window of DNA contains:
- a CDS encoding DUF1573 domain-containing protein has product MKKTLSIIALSVIGFGLVSCKKEENKEVQNAEAIGVDSTNAPTADSTVASVTPTVAGAEVAAAAPVAKSNQPTTTIALSESNFDFGNIKKGAKVNHVYEVTNTGTNPLIISEVKPGCGCTAPEFTKDPIMPGKKGKITLSFDSTNFDGSVQKFADVFANVENAPIKLTFNANIQP; this is encoded by the coding sequence ATGAAAAAGACATTATCAATTATTGCTTTGTCTGTAATCGGATTCGGATTGGTTTCTTGTAAAAAAGAAGAAAATAAAGAAGTACAAAACGCTGAAGCAATCGGTGTAGACTCTACAAATGCGCCTACTGCTGATTCTACAGTAGCATCTGTAACTCCTACTGTTGCAGGAGCTGAAGTTGCCGCAGCAGCACCAGTTGCTAAATCTAACCAACCTACCACTACCATTGCATTATCTGAAAGCAATTTCGATTTTGGTAATATTAAAAAAGGAGCAAAAGTAAACCACGTTTACGAAGTAACCAATACAGGTACAAACCCTTTAATTATCTCTGAAGTAAAGCCTGGATGCGGATGTACTGCTCCTGAATTTACTAAAGACCCGATTATGCCTGGTAAAAAAGGAAAAATTACTTTGAGCTTTGACTCTACAAACTTTGACGGAAGCGTACAAAAATTTGCTGATGTTTTTGCTAACGTAGAAAATGCTCCGATAAAGTTGACGTTTAATGCTAATATTCAACCTTAA
- a CDS encoding helix-turn-helix domain-containing protein, giving the protein MPIIINVDVMLAKRKMQSQELAEKIGITQANLSILKTGKAKALKLSTLEAICKALDCQPGDLIEYLPENN; this is encoded by the coding sequence ATGCCAATCATCATCAACGTAGACGTCATGTTGGCGAAAAGAAAAATGCAATCTCAGGAACTTGCAGAAAAAATAGGTATTACGCAGGCAAATCTTTCCATTTTAAAAACCGGAAAAGCAAAAGCATTGAAGCTTTCTACATTGGAAGCCATTTGCAAAGCCCTAGATTGTCAGCCAGGAGATTTAATAGAATATCTACCAGAAAATAATTAA
- a CDS encoding DUF2975 domain-containing protein, whose protein sequence is MKIIGKNSLSQYISWLLYIVFVYSILLLIYVIIGFTLGICKIKTANTFLYSFYEIWKDYTSPRYYFRFYYPFTNFELASNSIKFQSIFLILLGLIFNVLFYYYCFKAFQSISNEKIFNNKTVKWLNRFAILNLVILLISPLFFLILFDTFPYQLIPIYLKSILQIVFVYFVIVFLKKGLDLQTENELTI, encoded by the coding sequence ATGAAAATCATCGGTAAAAATTCTCTTTCTCAATACATCAGTTGGCTACTGTATATAGTTTTTGTTTACAGTATTCTCTTACTCATTTATGTAATCATTGGCTTTACACTAGGCATTTGTAAAATTAAAACAGCAAATACATTCTTATATTCTTTTTATGAAATTTGGAAAGATTATACCAGCCCTAGATATTATTTTAGATTCTATTATCCTTTCACAAATTTTGAACTAGCCTCTAACTCAATTAAATTTCAGAGTATCTTTCTTATTTTATTAGGTCTTATATTCAATGTATTATTCTATTATTATTGTTTCAAAGCCTTTCAAAGTATTAGTAACGAAAAGATATTTAATAATAAAACCGTCAAATGGCTAAATCGTTTTGCAATACTAAATCTTGTCATTTTATTAATTTCACCTTTGTTTTTTTTAATTCTTTTTGATACATTTCCATACCAACTCATTCCAATTTATTTAAAAAGTATTTTACAGATAGTATTTGTATACTTTGTTATTGTATTTTTAAAAAAGGGATTAGATCTACAAACCGAAAACGAATTAACCATATAG
- a CDS encoding SDR family NAD(P)-dependent oxidoreductase, giving the protein MNQNKTVLILGANSDVAKQCIKQYIQKGFSIMAASRNTESLELFIEENHLEKSKITVLNFDAEDFDSHHQFYHQLPIKPHVVVYAAGFLVDNEKALQDFKGTQQMMLVNYMGAVSILNIIATDESNKNLERIIGLSSLSGVRGRKSNFVYGSTKAAFTTYLAGLRQELAERNVKVNVLVSGYINTKINAGLELNKNLLMEPDYVAKHIVNAGNSFTIVPNFKWKLIYLILKVLPESLVAKLP; this is encoded by the coding sequence ATGAATCAAAATAAAACCGTTCTCATTCTCGGTGCCAATTCTGATGTTGCCAAACAATGTATCAAACAATACATTCAGAAAGGGTTTTCTATCATGGCAGCTTCAAGAAATACAGAATCTTTGGAGCTTTTTATTGAGGAAAATCATTTAGAAAAATCAAAAATTACAGTTTTAAACTTTGATGCAGAAGATTTTGATTCACATCATCAATTTTATCATCAACTTCCAATAAAACCTCATGTCGTAGTTTATGCCGCAGGATTTTTAGTGGATAATGAGAAAGCTTTACAAGATTTTAAAGGAACTCAGCAAATGATGTTGGTCAATTATATGGGAGCTGTTTCTATTCTGAATATCATTGCAACAGATGAAAGCAATAAAAACTTAGAAAGAATCATCGGATTATCTTCCCTCTCAGGAGTTCGTGGGCGAAAAAGTAATTTTGTTTATGGAAGTACAAAAGCGGCTTTTACCACTTATTTAGCAGGTTTAAGGCAAGAATTAGCTGAGAGAAATGTAAAAGTCAACGTTTTGGTCAGCGGATATATCAATACGAAAATAAACGCAGGTTTAGAGCTCAATAAAAATCTTCTGATGGAACCGGATTATGTAGCAAAACATATCGTTAATGCCGGAAATTCTTTTACCATCGTTCCCAATTTTAAATGGAAATTGATTTATTTAATCTTGAAAGTATTGCCGGAAAGCTTGGTGGCGAAATTGCCGTAA
- a CDS encoding ankyrin repeat domain-containing protein — protein sequence MKKIITTSLLFGIAIFSNGLFAQELSSEKTGIFQKDNVEDIKKVFKKDELTKCFDIKQVPYNLLSLSARYERVNLINYLLENNVDVNKSCSDTTPLMYAARYGYTDTVKLFLKKGAKKDIKDRQGKTAKDYALENNHPDTAAIL from the coding sequence ATGAAAAAAATAATTACTACTTCTTTACTATTTGGAATTGCTATTTTTAGTAATGGATTGTTTGCACAAGAACTTTCTAGTGAAAAGACTGGAATTTTCCAGAAGGATAACGTAGAAGATATAAAAAAGGTTTTTAAGAAAGACGAATTGACTAAGTGTTTTGATATCAAACAGGTTCCCTACAATCTGTTGTCTTTAAGTGCAAGATATGAAAGAGTAAATCTAATCAACTATTTACTTGAGAACAATGTAGACGTTAATAAATCTTGTAGCGATACAACTCCTCTTATGTACGCCGCAAGATATGGCTACACAGATACCGTAAAGTTATTTTTAAAAAAAGGGGCTAAAAAAGACATTAAAGACCGTCAAGGTAAGACCGCAAAAGATTATGCGTTAGAAAACAACCATCCTGATACGGCTGCAATTCTTTAG
- the aspS gene encoding aspartate--tRNA ligase, with protein MFRSHTNGELSLKNLNEEVTLSGWVQTIRDKGFMIWIDLRDRYGITQLVFDQDRSTAELMENAKKLGREFVVQVTGKVIERVSKNPNIPTGEIEILVEKLTVLNESQLPPFTIEDETDGGEELRMKYRYLDIRRAPVRDKLIFRHKMAQKVRNYLSDEGFIEVETPVLIKSTPEGARDFVVPSRMNPGQFYALPQSPQTFKQLLMVGGMDKYFQIVKCFRDEDLRADRQPEFTQIDCEMAFVEQEDVMNVFEGMTKTLIKDITGQEFGTFPRMTFADAMQKYGNDKPDIRFGMEFVELNELVKGKDFKIFDDAELVVGINVEGCAEYTRKQIDELVDWVKRPQVGASGMVWAKFQNDGVKTSSVNKFYNEEDLAKIIEKFGAKEGDLMLILSGNEHKVRTQLSALRMELGNRLGLRKGNVFAPLWVVDFPLLEFDEESGRYHAMHHPFTSPKPEDLHLLETDPGKARANAYDMVLNGNEIGGGSIRIFDKDLQSRMFDLLGFSKEEAEAQFGFLMNAFKYGAPPHGGLAFGFDRLVAILDGNEVIRDYIAFPKNNSGRDVMIDAPSSIADEQLDELELQLNLKA; from the coding sequence ATGTTTCGATCGCACACCAACGGAGAATTATCTCTTAAGAATCTTAATGAAGAAGTTACACTTTCAGGATGGGTACAAACCATTCGTGATAAAGGATTTATGATTTGGATAGATCTTCGAGATCGTTACGGAATTACACAGTTGGTTTTCGACCAAGACCGTTCTACAGCGGAATTAATGGAAAATGCAAAAAAACTGGGACGTGAATTTGTAGTTCAGGTTACCGGAAAAGTTATTGAAAGAGTAAGCAAAAACCCCAATATTCCAACAGGAGAAATTGAAATTTTAGTTGAAAAACTAACGGTTCTTAACGAATCTCAGCTTCCGCCTTTCACGATTGAAGATGAAACGGATGGTGGTGAAGAATTGAGAATGAAATACCGTTATCTGGATATCAGAAGAGCTCCGGTAAGAGATAAATTGATTTTCCGTCACAAAATGGCACAGAAGGTAAGAAATTATCTTTCAGACGAAGGATTTATTGAGGTTGAAACTCCGGTTTTAATTAAATCTACTCCGGAAGGAGCAAGAGACTTCGTTGTACCAAGCAGAATGAATCCGGGACAATTTTATGCATTGCCACAGTCTCCACAAACTTTCAAACAATTGTTGATGGTTGGTGGAATGGATAAATATTTCCAAATCGTGAAATGTTTCCGTGATGAAGATTTAAGAGCCGACAGACAGCCAGAATTTACACAAATCGATTGCGAAATGGCTTTCGTTGAGCAGGAAGACGTGATGAATGTGTTTGAAGGAATGACCAAGACTTTAATTAAAGATATTACCGGTCAGGAATTTGGAACTTTCCCAAGAATGACATTCGCCGATGCGATGCAGAAATACGGAAACGATAAACCGGATATCCGTTTCGGAATGGAATTCGTAGAATTGAATGAATTAGTAAAAGGAAAAGATTTCAAAATATTTGATGACGCAGAATTGGTTGTCGGAATCAATGTTGAAGGATGCGCAGAGTATACAAGAAAGCAAATCGATGAGTTGGTTGACTGGGTAAAAAGACCACAGGTTGGAGCTTCAGGAATGGTTTGGGCTAAATTCCAGAATGATGGCGTAAAAACTTCTTCTGTAAACAAATTCTACAACGAGGAAGATTTAGCAAAAATCATCGAGAAATTCGGAGCAAAAGAAGGAGATTTAATGTTGATTCTTTCAGGAAACGAGCACAAAGTAAGAACTCAGCTTTCTGCTTTGAGAATGGAGCTTGGAAACCGTTTAGGACTAAGAAAAGGAAACGTATTCGCACCACTTTGGGTAGTTGACTTCCCATTATTGGAATTTGATGAAGAAAGCGGACGTTACCACGCAATGCACCACCCTTTTACTTCTCCAAAACCTGAAGATTTACATTTATTGGAAACTGACCCAGGAAAAGCAAGAGCCAACGCTTACGATATGGTGTTGAATGGAAACGAAATCGGTGGCGGTTCTATCAGAATTTTCGATAAAGATTTACAATCAAGAATGTTTGATTTGCTAGGATTCTCAAAAGAAGAAGCAGAAGCACAGTTCGGATTCTTGATGAATGCCTTCAAATACGGAGCACCACCACACGGAGGTTTAGCTTTCGGGTTTGACCGTTTGGTAGCTATTTTGGATGGAAACGAAGTCATCAGAGATTACATCGCATTCCCTAAAAATAATTCAGGACGAGATGTCATGATTGATGCACCTTCTTCAATCGCCGATGAACAGCTCGATGAACTGGAATTACAATTGAATTTAAAAGCATAA
- the yajC gene encoding preprotein translocase subunit YajC, with protein MLTLFLQAPAQGNSTTMLMMMGVMVIGFYFLMIRPQMKKQKQEKKFQEELKVGSRVVLTSGLHGRIAQIQEDGVVIETLSGKLKFEKAAISREFTDNRFGEKATKAADKKEVVETEKK; from the coding sequence ATGTTAACCTTATTTTTACAAGCACCTGCACAAGGAAATTCTACCACCATGTTGATGATGATGGGAGTAATGGTTATTGGATTTTATTTTCTAATGATTAGACCTCAGATGAAAAAACAAAAGCAGGAGAAAAAATTTCAAGAAGAGCTGAAGGTGGGAAGCAGAGTAGTACTTACTTCTGGTCTTCACGGAAGAATTGCTCAGATTCAGGAGGATGGAGTGGTTATTGAAACCCTTTCTGGAAAACTTAAATTTGAGAAAGCAGCAATTTCAAGAGAATTTACTGATAATCGTTTTGGTGAAAAAGCAACGAAAGCTGCTGATAAAAAAGAAGTAGTAGAAACTGAAAAGAAATAA
- the lpxB gene encoding lipid-A-disaccharide synthase, whose amino-acid sequence MKYYIIAGEASGDLHGSNLMKALKAKDANAEFRFWGGDLMQKQGGTLVKHYRDLAFMGFLEVAMNLRTILNNIKICKEDIRNNQPDVLILVDYPGFNLRIAKFAKELGIKVVYYISPQLWAWKEGRVEIIKKYVNEMMVILPFEEDFYTKHGVKSHFVGHPLLDAISTLQPISADDFKAENGLNEKEIIALLPGSRKQEVEKMLEIMLSVRQHFENYQFVIAGAPSLEKEFYQKYVDENVHFVSNKTYDLLRCSKAALVTSGTATLETALLNIPEVVCYRGSKISYAIAKRLVKNIKYISLVNLIMDREVVKELIQNELNTKNLVKELNFIMEGEKRNSMLDDFKLLREKLGGKGASDNAAEIILNLKK is encoded by the coding sequence ATGAAATACTATATCATCGCAGGTGAAGCATCCGGAGATTTGCACGGAAGCAATTTAATGAAAGCTTTAAAAGCAAAAGATGCCAACGCAGAATTTAGATTTTGGGGTGGAGATTTAATGCAAAAACAAGGAGGAACTTTGGTAAAGCATTACCGGGACTTAGCTTTCATGGGCTTTTTGGAAGTTGCCATGAATCTGAGAACGATTCTGAATAATATAAAAATCTGCAAAGAAGATATTAGAAATAATCAACCTGATGTTTTGATTTTGGTTGATTATCCTGGTTTTAATTTGCGAATTGCAAAATTTGCCAAAGAATTGGGGATTAAAGTTGTGTATTATATTTCTCCTCAACTGTGGGCATGGAAAGAAGGTCGCGTTGAAATCATCAAAAAATATGTTAATGAAATGATGGTTATTTTGCCTTTCGAAGAAGATTTTTATACCAAGCATGGTGTAAAATCTCACTTTGTAGGTCATCCTTTACTAGATGCCATTTCTACACTTCAACCTATTTCTGCTGATGATTTTAAAGCTGAAAATGGTTTAAACGAAAAAGAAATTATTGCCCTTTTACCGGGTTCCAGAAAACAGGAAGTAGAAAAGATGCTTGAAATCATGCTTTCTGTTCGTCAGCATTTTGAGAATTATCAATTTGTAATTGCGGGTGCACCAAGTCTTGAAAAGGAATTTTATCAAAAATATGTTGATGAAAATGTACATTTCGTATCCAATAAAACCTATGATTTGTTGAGGTGCTCAAAAGCAGCTTTGGTTACTTCAGGAACGGCAACATTAGAAACCGCTTTGTTGAATATTCCGGAAGTGGTTTGCTATCGTGGAAGCAAGATTTCTTATGCCATTGCCAAAAGATTGGTGAAGAATATCAAATATATTTCTTTGGTGAATTTGATTATGGATAGGGAAGTGGTGAAAGAATTAATTCAAAACGAACTGAATACCAAAAATCTTGTCAAAGAGCTGAATTTCATTATGGAAGGTGAAAAAAGAAATTCGATGCTTGATGATTTTAAATTACTCAGAGAAAAATTAGGTGGAAAAGGAGCGAGTGATAATGCCGCTGAGATTATTTTAAATTTAAAAAAATAG
- a CDS encoding DUF937 domain-containing protein has product MSLIDLLTGNTGNQVAEQAENKFGISKNQIIALLAVATPLVISYLRNKSQDNKEAEALNNALDKDHDGSILNDTSQLEARQNEGGSILSHVFGSEKGNVENQLSQNTGISIDKIGPILAMLAPVIMGYIGKEKQQNNVGAGGLGDLLGGILGGAQTQAQQQQSNPLNDILGSVLGGGGQSQSSGNPLNDILGSVLGGGGQQKQQQNGGLGDILGGLFGGK; this is encoded by the coding sequence ATGAGTTTAATCGATTTACTTACAGGAAACACAGGAAATCAGGTTGCCGAGCAGGCTGAAAATAAATTTGGAATTAGTAAAAACCAAATCATTGCGCTTTTGGCGGTAGCTACCCCTCTTGTAATTTCTTATCTGAGAAACAAATCTCAAGACAATAAAGAAGCTGAAGCTTTAAATAATGCATTAGATAAAGACCATGATGGAAGTATCTTAAACGACACCTCACAACTGGAAGCAAGACAAAACGAAGGCGGATCAATCCTTTCTCATGTTTTCGGAAGCGAAAAAGGGAATGTTGAAAATCAATTGTCACAAAACACAGGTATTTCTATTGATAAAATCGGGCCTATTTTAGCCATGCTTGCTCCGGTAATCATGGGGTATATCGGTAAAGAAAAACAACAAAACAATGTGGGAGCAGGAGGCCTTGGTGATCTTTTAGGCGGAATTTTGGGTGGTGCTCAAACTCAGGCTCAGCAACAGCAGTCAAATCCATTAAATGACATTCTTGGAAGTGTTTTAGGCGGCGGTGGACAATCGCAATCATCAGGAAATCCTTTGAATGATATTTTAGGAAGCGTTCTTGGCGGCGGCGGACAACAAAAGCAACAACAAAATGGTGGTTTAGGTGATATTTTAGGCGGCCTTTTTGGAGGAAAATAA
- a CDS encoding DUF2480 family protein, which yields MSEEFEIKNKVAASGLINFDLTDLVPKGARKGIDLKDFLFMEMILKEKDFREKVAAINTEEYQDAYVYIYNSADAIVPLWAYFLITAKLTDATKKIVFGSPENLEIVLMHDAIKNYDFSEMNGKRVLVKGCSDKAIPENAYVELVENLKPIVKSLMFGEACSNVPIHKN from the coding sequence ATGTCAGAAGAATTTGAAATAAAAAATAAAGTAGCAGCAAGCGGATTGATTAATTTTGACCTTACCGATTTGGTTCCCAAAGGCGCAAGAAAAGGGATTGATTTGAAAGATTTTCTATTCATGGAAATGATTCTAAAAGAAAAAGATTTCCGCGAAAAAGTAGCCGCTATCAATACTGAAGAATATCAAGATGCTTATGTTTACATCTACAACTCAGCAGATGCAATAGTTCCGCTTTGGGCTTACTTTTTAATCACGGCTAAATTGACCGACGCTACAAAGAAAATCGTCTTTGGAAGTCCTGAAAATTTAGAAATTGTTTTAATGCACGACGCCATCAAAAATTATGATTTTTCTGAAATGAACGGGAAAAGAGTTTTGGTGAAAGGATGTTCAGACAAAGCTATTCCCGAGAATGCATACGTAGAATTGGTAGAAAACCTCAAGCCTATTGTAAAATCTTTGATGTTTGGTGAAGCATGCTCAAATGTTCCAATTCATAAAAATTAA
- the recQ gene encoding DNA helicase RecQ yields the protein MKSPLEVLQQYFGYDNFRLEQANAVENVIAKKDTFVLMPTGGGKSLCYQVPALVLEGTAIVISPLIALMKDQVDALRVNGISAAYINSSMSSFEQNETLHQLKNGELKLLYIAPEKLSADNGAFLKFLEEIKISLFAVDEAHCVSHWGHDFRPDYLFLNGLKNQFPQIPIIALTASADEITRQDIVKQLNLQEPLVLVSSFDRANIKYFVQPKQSVIHHIIQYLNEHPNDSGIIYCLSRKGTEEMSNQLKENGINSAFYHAGISSVERAKVQEDFIKDKTQVMVATIAFGMGIDKSNVRFVMHADLPKNIESYYQETGRAGRDGLPSEAILFYSGADVIKLRRFALIEGNEEQSGLMLRKLQQMADFAEMQKCRRQYLMEYFGENHSGNCNNCDYCLSEFETWDATVDAQKLLSAVFRLKERYGKNMIIDFLRGSKSVKITDYMQSLPTYGIGSKNDKNYWHNLIKQLLINGFLEESNEEFSVLKLTEESNLVLFKHKKVSLQKIKEQAKAVTVAEMEAEYGKNEFTENLDLFDELKKIRREQAEKENVPPYVIFSDATLMELANYLPNTKEELNQISGFGEFKIEKYGELFLEAIVDYCNINNLTSKVSEKKQKKQREPKPKKANKSTSGTFATTFQLYQENNSIEEIAKIRNLSVNTIQNHLVNFVATGTINAGDLIDKNKIESIIEVAKAQKIQSLKAIKEALGDDFSYFEIHVAVAHYKSQEEN from the coding sequence ATGAAATCACCTTTAGAAGTTTTACAGCAATATTTTGGGTATGATAACTTCAGACTCGAGCAAGCGAATGCCGTTGAAAATGTAATTGCCAAGAAAGATACTTTTGTTTTGATGCCGACTGGCGGCGGAAAATCTCTTTGTTACCAAGTTCCGGCTTTGGTTTTGGAAGGCACAGCTATTGTTATTTCGCCATTGATAGCTTTGATGAAAGACCAAGTTGATGCACTGCGCGTCAACGGAATTTCTGCAGCTTATATCAATTCTTCGATGAGTTCTTTTGAGCAGAATGAAACTTTACATCAATTAAAAAACGGAGAACTCAAACTTTTATATATTGCGCCCGAAAAACTGAGTGCCGACAACGGTGCATTTCTTAAGTTTTTAGAAGAAATTAAAATTTCTTTATTTGCTGTTGATGAGGCACATTGTGTTTCACATTGGGGCCATGATTTTCGTCCGGATTATTTATTTCTGAATGGTTTAAAAAATCAGTTTCCACAAATCCCAATCATCGCTTTAACGGCAAGTGCTGATGAAATTACAAGGCAGGATATCGTTAAACAACTAAATCTTCAAGAGCCTTTGGTTCTCGTTTCATCATTTGACAGAGCGAATATCAAATATTTTGTTCAGCCCAAACAATCGGTTATTCATCACATTATTCAATACCTTAATGAGCACCCGAACGATTCGGGGATTATCTACTGTTTATCGAGAAAAGGCACGGAAGAAATGTCTAATCAACTAAAAGAAAATGGTATTAATTCTGCTTTTTATCACGCAGGAATTTCTTCGGTAGAACGGGCAAAGGTTCAGGAAGATTTTATCAAAGACAAAACTCAGGTCATGGTGGCTACGATAGCCTTTGGAATGGGAATCGACAAAAGTAATGTCCGTTTTGTGATGCACGCCGATTTACCAAAAAATATAGAAAGCTATTATCAGGAAACGGGAAGAGCCGGAAGAGATGGTTTGCCGAGTGAAGCGATTTTGTTTTATTCGGGTGCTGATGTGATAAAACTGCGAAGATTTGCTTTGATAGAAGGCAATGAAGAGCAATCTGGCCTTATGTTGCGAAAGCTGCAACAAATGGCTGATTTTGCCGAAATGCAAAAATGCAGAAGACAATATCTGATGGAATATTTTGGTGAAAATCATTCTGGAAATTGTAACAATTGCGATTATTGCCTCAGCGAATTTGAAACTTGGGACGCTACCGTAGATGCTCAAAAATTATTGAGTGCCGTTTTCCGACTGAAAGAACGGTACGGAAAAAATATGATTATTGATTTTCTTCGAGGTTCAAAAAGTGTAAAAATTACAGATTATATGCAAAGCCTTCCTACGTATGGCATCGGAAGCAAAAATGATAAAAACTATTGGCACAACCTTATCAAACAATTACTCATCAATGGTTTTCTAGAAGAATCTAATGAAGAATTTTCTGTTTTAAAATTAACAGAAGAAAGTAATCTGGTTTTATTTAAACATAAAAAAGTAAGTTTACAAAAAATAAAAGAACAAGCCAAAGCAGTAACTGTAGCCGAAATGGAAGCTGAGTATGGCAAAAATGAATTCACAGAAAACCTCGATTTATTTGATGAACTCAAGAAAATCAGACGCGAACAAGCCGAAAAAGAAAACGTTCCGCCTTATGTTATTTTTTCTGATGCAACCTTGATGGAATTGGCAAATTATCTTCCCAACACCAAAGAAGAACTGAATCAAATCAGTGGTTTTGGGGAATTTAAAATAGAAAAATATGGTGAATTGTTTCTTGAAGCCATTGTCGACTATTGCAACATCAATAATTTGACTAGTAAAGTCTCAGAAAAAAAACAAAAAAAGCAACGAGAACCGAAACCTAAAAAAGCAAATAAAAGCACATCTGGAACTTTTGCCACTACTTTTCAGCTATATCAAGAAAATAATAGCATCGAGGAGATTGCAAAAATCAGAAATCTATCCGTCAATACGATTCAGAATCATTTAGTGAATTTCGTTGCGACTGGAACGATAAATGCAGGCGATTTAATCGATAAAAACAAAATAGAAAGTATCATCGAAGTTGCAAAAGCGCAAAAAATTCAATCATTGAAAGCCATAAAAGAAGCATTAGGCGATGACTTTTCTTATTTTGAAATTCATGTGGCTGTGGCTCATTATAAATCGCAGGAAGAAAATTAA